A stretch of the Proteus sp. ZN5 genome encodes the following:
- the rffA gene encoding dTDP-4-amino-4,6-dideoxygalactose transaminase: MIPFNKPPVVGTELEYMKQAMESGKLCGDGNFTKKCEKWLEEQFHCHKTLLTPSCTASLEMAAILLDIKPGDEVIMPSFTFVSTSNAFVLRGATIVFVDIRPDTMNIDETKIEAAITEKTRAIIPVHYAGVACEMDTIMAIAKKHNLFVIEDAAQGVMSTYKGKALGTIGHIGCYSFHETKNYSSGGEGGATLINDPDLINRAEVIREKGTNRSQFFRGQVDKYTWRDIGSSYLMSDLQAAYLWAQLEEAEKINERRLAFWQIYYDALTPLAEKGLLALPIVPEGLEHNAHMFYIKLKDIEQRTAFNDYMKEHGVLTVFHYVSLHTSPAGMKFGRFDGEDIFTTQESERLVRLPMFYNMTEEEQQTVIGHIRDFFA; the protein is encoded by the coding sequence ATGATTCCGTTTAATAAACCACCGGTTGTCGGCACAGAATTAGAATATATGAAACAAGCTATGGAAAGTGGCAAGCTCTGTGGTGATGGCAATTTCACAAAGAAATGTGAAAAGTGGTTAGAAGAACAATTTCATTGTCATAAAACGCTGTTAACACCATCTTGTACAGCATCGCTTGAAATGGCTGCTATCTTATTAGATATCAAGCCTGGCGATGAAGTCATTATGCCAAGTTTTACCTTTGTTTCTACCTCTAATGCGTTTGTATTACGTGGTGCAACGATTGTTTTCGTTGATATTCGTCCAGATACTATGAATATTGATGAAACAAAAATTGAAGCGGCAATTACAGAAAAAACCCGCGCTATTATTCCCGTTCATTACGCAGGTGTTGCGTGTGAAATGGACACGATTATGGCGATTGCGAAAAAACATAATCTGTTTGTTATTGAAGATGCTGCACAAGGTGTCATGTCAACTTACAAGGGTAAGGCTCTCGGCACAATTGGTCATATTGGTTGCTATAGCTTCCATGAAACTAAAAACTATTCATCAGGCGGTGAGGGTGGTGCAACGCTGATTAACGATCCTGATTTAATCAATCGTGCAGAAGTTATCCGTGAAAAAGGTACCAATCGTAGCCAATTTTTCCGTGGTCAGGTAGATAAATATACTTGGCGTGATATTGGTTCTAGTTACTTAATGTCAGACTTACAAGCGGCTTATTTATGGGCTCAACTTGAAGAAGCTGAAAAAATTAATGAGCGTCGTTTAGCATTTTGGCAGATTTACTATGATGCATTGACTCCATTAGCGGAAAAAGGCTTATTAGCGCTTCCAATCGTTCCTGAAGGATTAGAACACAATGCGCATATGTTCTATATCAAACTGAAAGATATCGAGCAACGTACCGCGTTTAATGATTACATGAAAGAACACGGTGTTTTAACAGTGTTCCACTATGTGTCATTACATACCAGCCCGGCAGGTATGAAGTTTGGTCGCTTTGATGGTGAAGATATTTTCACAACGCAAGAAAGTGAGCGTTTAGTGCGTTTACCTATGTTCTACAACATGACAGAAGAAGAACAGCAGACTGTTATTGGCCATATTCGCGACTTCTTTGCTTAA
- the wzyE gene encoding ECA oligosaccharide polymerase, which yields MTLAELGGLALVYFISLSFILLLTYQEFRRVRFNFNVFFSMLYLLTFYFGFPLTCMLVFQFDVAVVPVDSLLYALLASTSFYAIYYVTYKVRLRKPVDGPSRSLFTMNRVETNLTWILLALIAFVTVGIFFLQNGFLLFKLKTYSQIFSSQVSGVALKRFFYFFIPAMLVVYFLKPTQQRWIFFLCATVGFGILTYIIVGGTRANIIIAFALFLFIGIVRGWITLWMLVAAGVMSIVGMFWLALKRYGLDVSGAEAFYTFLYLTRDTFSPWENLALLLNNYDKIEFQGLAPIIRDFYVFIPSWVWPERPDVVLNSANYFTWEVLNYHAGLAISPTLIGSLVVMGGVAFIPLGAIVVGLIIKWFDWLYQQGLNESNRYKSAILQAFCFGAIFNMIVLAREGVDSFVSRVVFFCLIFGLCLVVAKLLYWLFESAGLVRNYVTRQMQSEPRCLEKKEK from the coding sequence ATGACATTGGCGGAACTGGGTGGCTTAGCACTTGTTTATTTTATCTCTTTAAGTTTTATTTTATTGCTGACTTATCAAGAGTTTCGTCGAGTTCGTTTTAATTTTAATGTTTTTTTCTCAATGCTCTATCTGCTGACCTTTTATTTTGGTTTCCCACTAACTTGTATGTTGGTATTCCAATTCGATGTCGCAGTCGTGCCCGTAGATTCATTATTATACGCGCTATTAGCCTCTACTAGCTTCTATGCCATTTATTATGTGACTTACAAGGTAAGGCTAAGAAAACCGGTTGACGGCCCTTCTAGGTCGCTATTTACGATGAATAGAGTAGAAACCAACCTTACTTGGATTTTATTGGCATTAATTGCATTTGTAACAGTGGGAATTTTCTTTCTACAAAATGGTTTTTTACTCTTTAAGCTCAAAACGTATAGCCAAATTTTTTCAAGCCAAGTGTCAGGTGTTGCGCTTAAGCGCTTTTTCTATTTCTTTATCCCAGCAATGCTGGTGGTTTATTTCTTAAAACCTACTCAACAACGATGGATTTTCTTCCTTTGTGCAACGGTGGGGTTTGGGATCTTAACTTACATTATCGTGGGTGGAACCCGCGCTAACATCATCATCGCTTTTGCACTGTTTTTATTTATCGGCATTGTTCGTGGCTGGATAACCTTGTGGATGCTGGTTGCCGCTGGGGTTATGAGTATTGTTGGCATGTTCTGGTTGGCATTAAAACGCTATGGCCTTGATGTGAGTGGTGCAGAGGCATTCTATACTTTCTTATACCTCACTCGTGATACGTTCTCTCCTTGGGAAAACCTAGCTTTGTTACTTAATAATTATGACAAAATTGAATTCCAAGGACTTGCACCGATTATCCGTGATTTTTATGTCTTTATTCCTTCTTGGGTATGGCCAGAGCGCCCAGATGTAGTGCTGAACTCAGCAAACTACTTTACATGGGAAGTACTTAATTACCATGCGGGCCTTGCTATTTCACCAACTTTAATTGGCTCATTAGTTGTAATGGGAGGCGTTGCCTTTATCCCATTAGGTGCAATTGTTGTGGGGCTAATTATTAAGTGGTTTGACTGGCTATATCAGCAAGGGCTAAATGAAAGCAATCGTTATAAATCGGCTATTTTGCAAGCTTTCTGCTTCGGGGCTATTTTTAATATGATTGTTTTAGCACGAGAAGGTGTCGATTCTTTCGTTTCTCGTGTTGTGTTTTTCTGTTTAATTTTTGGTTTATGTTTGGTGGTTGCTAAGCTGCTTTATTGGTTGTTTGAAAGCGCGGGATTAGTGCGTAATTACGTGACTCGTCAAATGCAAAGTGAACCTCGTTGTTTAGAGAAAAAGGAAAAGTAA
- the wzxE gene encoding lipid III flippase WzxE, with translation MSLAKASIWTAGSTLIKIGAGLLVVKLLAVSFGPTGVGLAGNFRQLITVLGVLSGAGIFNGVTKLIAQYQDDDIQRKKVLGTSSSMILLFSTLLAILFLLFSAPLSQVLFGDDYHQYQDIVKAVAFIQMGIAYSNYFLAILKGYRDAAGNALSVIAGSIIGVIAYYLCYLFAGYHGALIGLALVPALILFPATFLVVKRKRFALSELKPHWDKAIASHLGKFTIMAILTSITLPVAYIMMRNLLAEHYSWEDAGIWQGVTSISDAYLQFITASFSVYLLPTLSRLTQKSDITKEIVKSLKFVLPAVAAASFMVWLLRDFAIWLLFSDKFVAMRDLFAWQLVGDVLKVGAYVFGYLVIAKAALRFYILTEVSQFALLTLFSRWLIPEHGALGAAQAYMATYIIYFLLCSSVFVIYCRRK, from the coding sequence ATGTCGTTAGCCAAAGCATCAATTTGGACAGCGGGATCAACCCTGATAAAAATCGGGGCTGGTCTGCTTGTCGTCAAGTTACTTGCTGTCTCTTTTGGGCCAACAGGGGTCGGGTTAGCAGGTAACTTTCGTCAATTAATCACCGTGCTAGGAGTCTTATCTGGTGCGGGTATTTTTAATGGTGTGACGAAGTTAATCGCACAATATCAAGATGATGATATTCAACGTAAAAAAGTGTTGGGTACTTCATCATCCATGATTTTGCTGTTTTCCACATTATTAGCTATTTTATTTCTTCTTTTTTCTGCTCCACTTAGCCAAGTGTTATTTGGTGATGATTATCATCAATATCAGGATATTGTAAAAGCCGTTGCTTTTATTCAAATGGGGATAGCATATAGCAACTATTTTCTTGCCATATTAAAAGGCTATCGTGATGCAGCAGGTAATGCCTTATCAGTGATTGCCGGTAGCATCATTGGTGTTATCGCTTATTATTTGTGCTATTTATTTGCGGGTTATCACGGTGCATTAATTGGACTTGCATTAGTACCTGCACTTATTTTATTTCCTGCTACATTTTTAGTAGTAAAGCGTAAACGCTTCGCTTTAAGTGAGCTTAAACCTCATTGGGATAAGGCGATAGCAAGTCATCTTGGTAAGTTTACCATTATGGCCATACTAACATCGATTACATTACCCGTTGCTTATATCATGATGCGTAACTTACTTGCTGAGCACTATAGCTGGGAAGACGCGGGGATTTGGCAAGGGGTGACCAGTATTTCAGATGCTTATTTGCAATTTATTACCGCATCTTTTTCTGTTTATTTATTGCCAACACTCTCTCGATTAACGCAAAAGAGTGATATTACCAAAGAGATCGTTAAATCACTGAAATTTGTATTACCTGCCGTAGCTGCTGCGAGTTTTATGGTGTGGTTATTACGTGATTTTGCGATTTGGTTACTGTTTTCAGACAAATTTGTCGCTATGCGTGATTTATTTGCATGGCAACTTGTTGGTGATGTTTTAAAAGTAGGCGCTTATGTCTTTGGTTATCTGGTCATCGCAAAAGCGGCACTACGTTTTTATATCCTTACAGAAGTAAGCCAGTTTGCCCTATTGACGCTATTTTCGCGTTGGCTTATTCCTGAGCATGGTGCGTTAGGTGCCGCTCAAGCCTATATGGCAACGTATATTATTTACTTCCTTCTCTGTAGTTCTGTTTTCGTGATTTATTGCAGGCGCAAATGA
- a CDS encoding TDP-N-acetylfucosamine:lipid II N-acetylfucosaminyltransferase, translated as MTTLIYVLGSDIVHHNNTMLRFFNDHLVTEAGLTYKPRFIVASKNTSLQESYPALDIECLADKKQVAQRVVTLAKADTHQRFLFLGQFNAPIWLALLTGKIKRHQFWWHIWGADLYQDSKQLKFKLFYLLRKLAQKRVGRVFGTRGDLNYFAQFNVNIPASLLYFPTRMDPALTVTEKAPIDEKQLTIIVGNSGDRSNRHIEALQAIAEQYGTRAKVIIPMGYPENNHVYINEVAQAASQLLPYNQVEILRDKLAFDDYLALLKTCDLGYFIFHRQQGIGTLCLLIQFAIPFVISRQNPFWQDLTEQSVPVFFSGDKLDIALIEEAKRQLLMLDRQNIAFFAPNFTDGWKELIEMSTGEPQ; from the coding sequence ATGACAACTTTGATTTACGTACTAGGTTCAGACATTGTGCATCATAACAACACAATGTTACGGTTTTTTAACGACCACCTCGTGACTGAGGCGGGGTTAACGTATAAACCTCGTTTTATCGTTGCCAGTAAAAATACTTCACTGCAAGAAAGCTATCCAGCTTTAGATATTGAGTGTTTAGCTGATAAAAAGCAGGTTGCACAGAGAGTGGTCACATTAGCCAAAGCCGATACCCATCAACGATTCCTTTTTTTAGGTCAGTTTAATGCGCCTATTTGGTTGGCATTATTAACTGGCAAGATCAAACGTCATCAATTTTGGTGGCATATTTGGGGTGCTGATTTATATCAGGATTCTAAACAGCTAAAATTTAAACTCTTCTATCTTCTTCGTAAACTCGCCCAAAAACGTGTGGGCCGAGTATTTGGTACACGAGGTGATCTGAATTACTTCGCACAATTTAACGTTAATATTCCAGCCAGTTTGCTCTATTTCCCAACAAGAATGGATCCTGCGCTTACGGTGACAGAAAAAGCGCCTATTGATGAGAAACAGCTCACCATTATTGTGGGTAATTCAGGGGATAGATCGAATCGCCATATTGAAGCTTTACAGGCAATTGCCGAGCAATATGGAACGCGAGCAAAAGTGATTATTCCAATGGGATATCCTGAAAATAATCACGTTTATATTAATGAAGTAGCCCAAGCAGCTAGCCAATTGCTTCCCTATAATCAGGTTGAAATATTACGTGACAAATTGGCATTTGATGATTATCTCGCGTTATTAAAAACATGCGATTTAGGCTATTTTATTTTCCACCGTCAACAAGGTATTGGCACGCTTTGTCTGCTTATTCAATTTGCGATCCCTTTTGTTATTAGTCGTCAAAATCCATTTTGGCAGGACTTAACTGAGCAAAGTGTTCCTGTTTTTTTCTCTGGGGACAAATTAGATATTGCGCTGATTGAAGAGGCTAAACGTCAATTGCTGATGCTTGATCGCCAAAATATTGCCTTCTTTGCGCCTAATTTCACGGATGGTTGGAAAGAGTTAATTGAGATGAGCACAGGAGAGCCGCAATGA